One part of the Musa acuminata AAA Group cultivar baxijiao chromosome BXJ1-5, Cavendish_Baxijiao_AAA, whole genome shotgun sequence genome encodes these proteins:
- the LOC103985110 gene encoding GDSL esterase/lipase At4g16230 — protein MASTMRVPPLPLHHRHHLPLLVTAAVLALGGAEAGKVPAIYVFGDSTADVGNNNYLQRSNAKANFPPNGIDFPFSRPTGRFSNGYNGIDFLAIHMGFRRSPPSFLSLTNKTNHQIFKGLKGVNFASGGSGILDSTGSTITMTKQIQYFSTLRSNIMTQIATEPTYHLLSKSIFLISSGGNDIFAYFTKNNSPNTTEKDQFVATLVSQYENHLKALFTLGARKFGIVDVPPIGCCPYPRSLNPTGGCLDILNELSLGFNKAVHSLMLNLSSTLEGMKYSVGSSYEVVSGIIRNPQALGYKEIKTACCGAGKFNGQSGCTPNATYCSERHHYLFWDLLHPTHATSKLAGSAIYYGSQQFASPINFRQLVEDEN, from the exons ATGGCTTCCACCATGAGAGTTCCTCCTCTCCCACTTCATCATCGCCACCACCTCCCTCTGTTGGTCACTGCTGCTGTGCTTGCACTTGGAGGGGCTGAAGCTGGCAAGGTTCCGGCGATCTATGTCTTCGGGGACTCGACGGCCGACGTGGGCAACAACAACTACTTGCAGAGGAGCAACGCCAAGGCCAACTTCCCCCCCAATGGCATCGACTTCCCTTTCTCAAGGCCAACAGGGAGGTTCAGCAATGGATACAATGGTATTGACTTCTTAG CCATCCATATGGGTTTTAGGAGGAGCCCTCCATCTTTTCTTTCCCTCACTAACAAGACCAATCACCAAATCTTTAAAGGGCTCAAAGGTGTAAATTTTGCTTCCGGAGGATCAGGAATTCTCGACTCGACT GGGAGCACCATTACCATGACAAAGCAGATTCAATATTTCTCCACGTTACGATCGAATATTATGACACAAATTGCTACCGAGCCTACTTATCATTTGCTCTCAAAATCCATCTTCCTTATCAGCAGTGGAGGCAATGATATATTTGCCTATTTTACGAAAAATAACTCTCCAAACACTACTGAAAAGGATCAGTTTGTTGCTACTCTTGTCTCACAATATGAGAACCACTTGAAG GCATTGTTTACTCTTGGAGCAAGGAAATTTGGTATAGTTGATGTCCCTCCCATTGGGTGCTGCCCGTATCCAAGAAGCCTGAATCCTACAGGTGGTTGCCTGGACATCTTGAACGAATTGTCTCTGGGGTTCAACAAAGCTGTGCATTCGTTGATGCTCAATCTTAGCTCAACGTTGGAAGGGATGAAGTACTCGGTTGGAAGTTCTTATGAGGTGGTTTCCGGCATAATAAGAAACCCACAAGCTCTCG GTTACAAGGAGATCAAGACTGCATGCTGTGGAGCCGGCAAGTTCAACGGCCAATCAGGATGCACTCCTAATGCTACCTACTGCTCCGAGCGCCACCACTACCTGTTCTGGGACCTCTTGCATCCAACACACGCGACATCCAAGCTTGCAGGATCAGCCATCTACTATGGCTCGCAACAATTTGCGAGTCCCATCAATTTTAGGCAGCTGGTGGAAGATGAGAACTGA